The Coffea arabica cultivar ET-39 chromosome 3c, Coffea Arabica ET-39 HiFi, whole genome shotgun sequence genome contains a region encoding:
- the LOC113734517 gene encoding uncharacterized protein: protein MEQQPSNSSKMETFRLFDGNPQPGFGLNFLESPEKPFPALPPCVEILPSQVSSNVKYTVESVDIDGITLIKGRVNTKEVFAFSNLDLVPGKYEGGLKLWEGSVDLVKTLQSEMQDGKLSLAGKRVLELGCGHGLPGIFACLMGSSSVHFQDFNAEVLQSLTIPNVNANIQQKPKSIGTDMTECNTKTETRFFAGDWSEVQNILPYVRGDDCGINSDQEVGNGGGYDVILMAETVYAIYALPTLYQLLKKCLTSPHGVVYMAAKKHYFGVGGGSRRFLSIVEKDGVLASTMVAEIADGSSNLREVWKFHFK, encoded by the exons ATGGAGCAACAGCCGTCCAATTCTTCAAAAATGGAAACGTTTCGCCTTTTTGATGGCAATCCCCAACCTGGGTTTGGCTTAAATTTTCTTGAATCTCCGGAAAAACCCTTTCCCGCTCTACCTCCTTGCGTTGAAATCCTCCCCTCTCAG GTATCATCAAATGTGAAGTATACGGTGGAAAGTGTAGATATTGATGGGATTACACTGATTAAG GGAAGGGTGAACACTAAGGAGGTTTTCGCCTTTTCTAATTTGGATTTAGTGCCAGGGAAATATGAAG GAGGGTTGAAATTATGGGAAGGTTCGGTGGATTTAGTGAAAACTCTTCAATCAGAGATGCAAGATGGGAAGTTGTCACTTGCTGGAAAGCGAGTTTTAGAG CTTGGATGTGGCCATGGGCTTCCTGGAATTTTTGCATGCCTTATG GGATCTAGCTCTGTTCACTTCCAGGATTTTAATGCTGAGGTCCTGCAAAGTCTCACCATTCCTAATGTAAATGCTAACATTCAACAGAAGCCAAAGTCCATAGGTACAGATATGACAGAATGTAACACTAAGACAGAAACTCGTTTCTTTGCGGGTGACTGGAGTGAAGTCCAAAATATTCTTCCTTATGTACGTGGTGATGACTGTGGAATCAACTCTGATCAAGAAGTGGGTAATGGAGGTGGTTATGATGTTATTCTCATGGCAGAGACAGTTTATGCAATCTACGCTCTTCCTACGCTCTATCAACTTCTTAAGAAG TGCCTAACTAGTCCTCATGGAGTTGTGTACATGGCAGCAAAGAAGCATTATTTTGGAGTTGGAGGAGGATCAAGGAGGTTTCTCTCTATTGTTGAGAAAGATG GTGTTTTGGCATCGACAATGGTTGCTGAGATTGCAGACGGGTCCTCTAATCTTCGAGAAGTGTGGAAATTCCATTTTAAGTGA